One region of Micromonospora ureilytica genomic DNA includes:
- a CDS encoding tetratricopeptide repeat protein → MSDPRITSSIFTRGAVDLSTLRGPAPAATRPGTPPQGGPSNGAPGAPTAGGDTAIVDVTEATIQSDVLERSMATPVVVFFGAAGFPESDEFAPVLERLNAESGGTWVLARVDVQENPRIAQMFRVQGIPMVYAVVGGQPVDAFSGVVPEAQLRQWLQAVLKAGGVAVAEPEDPRLDEADDALMSGDLDAAEQAYRKILADAPADAAATAGLAQVGVARRVAGADPSTALATAESAPDDVDAQLLAADIEVLSGLAEQAYARLVGLVRRTSGEDRETVRQHLVSLFSIAGPDDPAVASARRALASALF, encoded by the coding sequence ATGAGCGACCCACGGATCACCTCGTCGATCTTCACCCGCGGCGCGGTCGACCTCAGCACGCTGCGTGGCCCCGCACCAGCCGCTACCCGCCCCGGCACGCCCCCGCAGGGCGGCCCGTCCAACGGCGCCCCCGGCGCGCCCACCGCCGGCGGTGACACCGCCATCGTGGACGTCACCGAGGCGACCATCCAGTCCGACGTGCTCGAACGCTCGATGGCCACGCCCGTCGTCGTGTTCTTCGGCGCGGCCGGCTTCCCGGAGAGCGACGAGTTCGCCCCGGTCCTGGAGCGGCTGAACGCCGAGAGCGGCGGCACCTGGGTGCTGGCCCGGGTCGACGTGCAGGAAAATCCCCGCATCGCCCAGATGTTCCGGGTTCAGGGCATTCCCATGGTCTACGCGGTCGTCGGCGGCCAGCCGGTCGACGCCTTCTCCGGAGTGGTGCCCGAGGCACAGCTGCGGCAGTGGCTCCAGGCCGTGCTCAAGGCCGGCGGCGTGGCCGTCGCCGAGCCGGAGGACCCCCGCCTCGACGAGGCGGACGACGCGCTGATGAGCGGCGATCTGGACGCCGCCGAGCAGGCGTACCGCAAGATCCTGGCCGATGCCCCGGCGGACGCCGCGGCCACGGCGGGGCTGGCCCAGGTCGGGGTGGCCCGCCGCGTGGCCGGCGCCGACCCGTCCACGGCGCTGGCCACCGCCGAGAGCGCCCCCGACGACGTCGACGCCCAACTGCTGGCCGCCGACATCGAGGTGCTCAGCGGCCTGGCCGAGCAGGCGTACGCGCGGCTCGTCGGTCTGGTCCGGCGCACCTCCGGTGAGGATCGCGAGACGGTACGCCAGCACCTGGTCTCGCTCTTCTCCATCGCCGGCCCGGACGACCCGGCTGTCGCCTCGGCGCGTCGGGCCCTGGCCAGCGCCCTGTTCTGA
- a CDS encoding Asp23/Gls24 family envelope stress response protein, which translates to MDLEATHELTRASVPAGGTTEVADEVIEKIVVAAARAVPGVADLGGDVARFFNAVLDRVGLDQVGDARRGCSAHVTGDAAVVNLVLVIEAGRPVPEITGQVRAQVTEAVEAYGLRVDEVNIRVDDVAMGGPAAAVTSQ; encoded by the coding sequence GTGGACCTGGAAGCAACGCACGAGCTGACCAGGGCGTCGGTGCCGGCTGGTGGGACGACGGAGGTCGCCGACGAGGTGATCGAGAAGATCGTCGTCGCGGCGGCCCGCGCGGTGCCCGGCGTGGCCGATCTGGGCGGGGACGTCGCCCGGTTCTTCAACGCGGTTCTCGACCGGGTCGGGCTGGACCAGGTGGGTGACGCCCGGCGGGGTTGCTCGGCCCACGTGACCGGGGACGCCGCAGTGGTCAACCTGGTGTTGGTGATTGAGGCAGGTCGGCCGGTGCCGGAGATCACCGGTCAGGTACGCGCCCAGGTGACGGAGGCGGTCGAGGCGTACGGGCTGCGGGTCGACGAGGTCAACATCCGGGTCGACGACGTGGCGATGGGCGGACCAGCGGCGGCTGTTACCTCCCAGTAG
- a CDS encoding acyl-CoA mutase large subunit family protein, whose protein sequence is MDADEIDAGRARWQARYDAARKRDADFTTLSGTPVDPVYGPPEGATYPGFERIGWPGEYPYTRGLYPTGYRGRTWTIRQFAGFGNAQQTNERYKMILGAGGGGLSVAFDMPTLMGRDSDDPQALGEVGHCGVAIDTATDMQALFDGIDLAGVTTSMTISGPAVPVFCMYLVAAERQGADLSKLDGTLQTDIFKEYIAQKEWLFDPEPHLRLIGDLMEYCAREIPRYKPLSVSGYHIREAGSTAAQELAYTLADGFGYVELGLSRGLDVNVFAPGLSFFFDSHLDFFEEIAKFRAARRIWARWLRDVYGATSEKALWLRFHTQTAGVSLTAQQPVNNVVRTAVEALAAVLGGTNSLHTNALDETLALPTDESAEIALRTQQVLMEETGVVNVADPLGGSWYVEALTDKIEAEAEEIFARIRQLGGDGPHQIGPMTSGILRGIEDGWFTGHIAESAFVYQQALEKGDKKIVGVNCHTGTVAKELEILRISHEVELEQRRVLADRKSARDESAVRAAVTRMIEASRTDENMIPAMLDAVRAEATLGEICDALRAEWGTYREPARF, encoded by the coding sequence ATGGACGCCGACGAGATCGACGCCGGACGGGCGCGCTGGCAGGCCCGGTACGACGCCGCGCGCAAGCGGGACGCGGACTTCACCACGCTCTCCGGGACGCCGGTGGACCCGGTGTACGGGCCGCCGGAGGGGGCCACCTATCCGGGCTTCGAACGGATCGGCTGGCCGGGCGAGTATCCGTACACCAGGGGTTTGTATCCGACCGGCTACCGCGGGCGGACCTGGACGATCCGGCAGTTCGCCGGCTTCGGCAACGCCCAGCAGACCAACGAGCGCTACAAGATGATCCTCGGCGCCGGAGGCGGCGGCCTCTCGGTGGCGTTCGACATGCCGACCCTGATGGGTCGCGACTCGGACGACCCGCAGGCGCTCGGCGAGGTCGGCCACTGCGGCGTGGCCATCGACACCGCCACCGACATGCAGGCGCTCTTCGACGGCATCGACCTGGCCGGCGTCACCACCTCGATGACCATCTCCGGCCCGGCCGTGCCGGTGTTCTGCATGTACCTGGTCGCCGCCGAGCGGCAGGGCGCCGACCTGTCCAAGCTGGACGGCACCCTGCAGACCGACATCTTCAAGGAGTACATCGCGCAGAAGGAGTGGCTCTTCGACCCGGAGCCGCACCTGCGCCTGATCGGCGACCTGATGGAGTACTGCGCCCGGGAGATCCCGCGCTACAAGCCGCTGTCGGTCTCCGGCTACCACATCCGTGAGGCCGGGTCGACCGCCGCGCAGGAGCTGGCGTACACCCTGGCGGACGGTTTCGGCTACGTCGAGCTGGGTCTCTCGCGTGGGCTGGACGTGAACGTCTTCGCGCCGGGGCTGAGCTTCTTCTTCGACTCGCACCTCGACTTCTTCGAGGAGATCGCCAAGTTCCGGGCCGCCCGCCGGATCTGGGCCCGCTGGCTGCGCGACGTCTATGGCGCTACCAGCGAGAAGGCACTGTGGCTGCGGTTCCACACGCAGACCGCCGGGGTGTCGCTGACCGCGCAGCAGCCGGTCAACAACGTGGTACGCACCGCGGTCGAGGCCCTCGCGGCGGTGCTCGGCGGCACGAACTCGCTGCACACCAACGCGCTGGACGAGACCCTGGCGCTGCCCACCGACGAGTCGGCCGAGATCGCCCTGCGTACCCAGCAGGTGCTGATGGAGGAGACCGGTGTGGTCAACGTGGCCGACCCGCTCGGTGGCTCCTGGTACGTGGAAGCGCTGACCGACAAGATCGAGGCCGAGGCGGAGGAGATCTTCGCCCGGATCCGGCAGCTCGGCGGGGACGGACCGCACCAGATCGGTCCGATGACCTCGGGCATCCTGCGCGGTATCGAGGACGGCTGGTTCACCGGGCACATCGCCGAGTCGGCCTTCGTCTACCAGCAGGCCCTCGAGAAGGGCGACAAGAAGATCGTCGGGGTCAACTGCCACACCGGCACCGTCGCCAAGGAACTGGAGATCCTGCGCATCTCGCACGAGGTGGAGCTGGAGCAGCGCCGGGTGCTCGCCGACCGCAAGAGCGCCAGGGACGAGTCGGCGGTCCGCGCCGCGGTGACCCGGATGATCGAGGCGAGCCGCACCGACGAGAACATGATCCCCGCCATGCTCGACGCGGTCCGCGCCGAGGCGACCCTGGGCGAGATCTGCGACGCCCTGCGCGCCGAGTGGGGCACCTACCGAGAACCAGCCCGCTTCTAA
- a CDS encoding penicillin-binding transpeptidase domain-containing protein encodes MPLSYPRPHRPNLARRVAAAVSTTLLAAGVLVGCSADDGPQRSVDAFLAGWRSGDLQSVGLIDPLGSKLPSADVAREIKDLSGELAATPPTLTRRGEPKITKDIATTTVQVEWTLPGQTRWAYDREVRLAHGGDDQWQVIWEPKVVHEQLAKGDRLALRRDAGARAGVLDNAGKPLVTPRPVVRVGVQPNGVTDLKKLVKDLDAAFKAIRPALVPGVDLADLPERVTKAEPGAFVEVVSLREEAYRQIKPRIYDLPGTKFVSDKIDLAPTREFARALLGSVDPAQADDIAAHPDRYVVGDLVGHGGLQGRYDERLRGGPGLTVVVERPAEGGKLEPTGTELFRREPQPGQALKTTLDVAVQNAADGALRAESRRSAVVALRISDGAVLAAANGPGPAGENLAFDAQVPPGSTFKMVSTLGLLDRGAVTLDGPVDCKKTFTVDGRSFKNSDNFELGSVPFRTDFAKSCNTAFAALAPKLGGDGLAAAGRSLGLEGQWDLGTDAFTGKVSTGGSLAEQAAASFGQGTTLVSPLAMAGATAAVARGRFEQPKLLTDPAPAKPAPAGEQLKPESVAALRTMMREVVTTGTGSALKDVPGEVYGKTGTAEYDDNPAHTHAWFVGWRGDVAFAVFVEKGGASTASAVPIAERFLRALPPS; translated from the coding sequence ATGCCCTTGTCGTACCCCCGGCCCCACCGGCCGAACCTTGCCCGCCGCGTGGCCGCCGCCGTCAGCACGACGCTTCTCGCGGCGGGCGTCCTGGTCGGTTGCTCGGCCGACGACGGGCCGCAACGCAGCGTCGACGCCTTCCTCGCGGGCTGGCGCAGCGGTGACCTCCAGTCGGTCGGTCTGATCGACCCGCTCGGCTCGAAACTGCCGTCGGCCGACGTGGCTCGCGAGATCAAGGACCTCTCCGGTGAGCTGGCGGCCACCCCGCCGACGCTGACGCGTCGCGGCGAGCCGAAGATCACGAAGGACATCGCGACCACTACCGTCCAGGTGGAGTGGACCCTGCCCGGTCAGACCCGCTGGGCGTACGACCGGGAGGTGCGGCTCGCGCACGGCGGCGACGACCAGTGGCAGGTGATCTGGGAGCCGAAGGTGGTGCACGAGCAGCTCGCCAAGGGTGACCGGTTGGCGCTGCGCCGCGACGCCGGCGCCCGCGCCGGGGTGCTGGACAACGCCGGGAAGCCGCTCGTGACCCCGCGCCCGGTGGTCCGGGTGGGTGTGCAGCCCAACGGGGTCACCGACCTCAAGAAGCTCGTCAAGGATCTCGACGCGGCGTTCAAGGCCATCCGCCCGGCGTTGGTCCCCGGCGTCGACCTGGCCGACCTGCCCGAGCGGGTGACCAAGGCCGAGCCGGGTGCCTTCGTCGAGGTGGTGTCGCTCCGCGAGGAGGCGTACCGGCAGATCAAACCCCGGATCTACGACCTGCCCGGCACCAAGTTCGTCTCCGACAAGATCGACCTGGCGCCGACCCGCGAGTTCGCCCGTGCGCTGCTCGGCTCGGTCGACCCGGCGCAGGCCGACGACATCGCCGCACACCCCGACCGGTACGTCGTCGGCGACCTGGTCGGCCACGGCGGGCTGCAGGGCCGCTACGACGAGCGACTGCGCGGCGGCCCCGGGCTGACCGTGGTGGTCGAGCGGCCGGCCGAGGGCGGCAAACTCGAACCGACCGGCACCGAACTGTTCCGCCGGGAGCCGCAGCCTGGCCAGGCGTTGAAGACCACGCTGGACGTCGCCGTCCAGAACGCGGCCGACGGGGCACTGCGCGCCGAGTCGCGCCGGTCCGCGGTGGTGGCGCTCCGGATCAGCGACGGCGCCGTGCTCGCCGCGGCGAACGGCCCCGGCCCGGCCGGGGAGAATCTGGCCTTCGACGCCCAGGTGCCTCCGGGCTCCACGTTCAAGATGGTCAGCACCCTGGGCCTCCTGGACCGGGGCGCGGTCACCCTGGACGGGCCGGTGGACTGCAAGAAGACCTTCACCGTGGACGGCCGGTCCTTCAAGAACTCGGACAACTTCGAGCTCGGCTCGGTGCCGTTCCGCACCGACTTCGCCAAGTCCTGCAACACCGCGTTCGCCGCGCTGGCGCCGAAGCTCGGCGGTGACGGGCTGGCCGCCGCCGGCCGCTCGCTGGGCCTGGAGGGTCAATGGGACCTTGGCACTGACGCCTTCACCGGCAAGGTCTCGACGGGCGGCAGCCTGGCCGAGCAGGCCGCCGCATCGTTCGGGCAGGGCACCACGCTGGTCAGCCCGCTGGCCATGGCCGGTGCCACCGCCGCCGTCGCCCGCGGCCGCTTCGAGCAGCCGAAGCTGCTGACCGACCCTGCGCCGGCCAAGCCGGCCCCGGCGGGCGAGCAGCTCAAGCCGGAGTCCGTGGCGGCGCTGCGCACGATGATGCGCGAGGTGGTCACCACCGGCACCGGCAGCGCGCTCAAGGACGTTCCGGGCGAGGTGTACGGCAAGACCGGCACCGCCGAGTACGACGACAACCCGGCGCACACCCACGCCTGGTTCGTCGGCTGGCGGGGCGATGTGGCGTTCGCCGTCTTCGTGGAGAAGGGCGGGGCCAGCACCGCCTCGGCCGTCCCGATCGCCGAGCGCTTCCTCCGCGCCCTCCCGCCTTCCTGA